A single genomic interval of Bos indicus isolate NIAB-ARS_2022 breed Sahiwal x Tharparkar chromosome 5, NIAB-ARS_B.indTharparkar_mat_pri_1.0, whole genome shotgun sequence harbors:
- the LOC109558368 gene encoding olfactory receptor 8S1-like — MDLRNHSTVTEFILLGLSANPHTQALLFVLFLGIYLLAIMGNLMMLLVIKADSHLHMPMYFFLSHLSFVDICFSSVTVPKMLENLLSRRKTISVEGCLAQVFFVFVAAGTEACLLSVMAYDRYAAICHPLLYGQIMSKKLYIQLVWGSWGLGFLDALINIFLAVNMIFCEAKIIPHYSCEMPSLLSLSCSDISRNLIALLCSTLLHGLGTFLLVSLSYAHIITAILSISSTSGRSKAFSTCSSHLTAVTLYFGSGLLRHLMPNSGSPAELIFSVQYTVITPMLNPLIYSLKNKEVKVALKRTLEKYLQHIRC, encoded by the coding sequence ATGGACTTGAGGAACCACAGCACTGTCACAGAGTTCATCCTCCTCGGACTGTCTGCCAACCCTCACACCCAGGCTCTGCTCTTTGTGCTATTCCTGGGGATTTACCTTCTGGCAATAATGGGGAACTTGATGATGTTGCTGGTGATCAAGGCTGATTCCCACCTCCACAtgcccatgtacttcttcctgagCCACCTCTCTTTCGTTGATATCTGCTTCTCTTCAGTCACAGTGCCCAAGATGTTGGAGAACCTCCTATCTCGAAGGAAAACAATATCGGTAGAGGGCTGCCTAGCTCAGGTCTTCTTTGTGTTTGTTGCTGCAGGGACCGAAGCCTGTCTGCTctcagtgatggcctatgaccgctatgctGCGATCTGCCACCCTCTACTCTATGGACAGATCATGAGTAAAAAGCTGTACATTCAGCTTGTGTGGGGCTCGTGGGGCCTGGGCTTTCTGGACGCACTCATCAACATCTTCCTAGCTGTGAACATGATCTTCTGTGAGGCCAAAATCATCCCTCACTACAGCTGTGAAatgccctctctcctctccctgtccTGCTCTGATATCTCCAGAAACCTCATTGCCTTGCTCTGTTCCACTCTGCTGCATGGGCTGGGAACCTTCCTTTTGGTCTCCCTATCCTATGCCCACATTATCACCGCCATCCTGAGCATCAGCTCTACCTCAGGCAGAAGcaaggccttctccacctgctcttCCCACCTCACTGCAGTGACACTGTACTTTGGCTCAGGTTTGCTCCGCCATCTTATGCCAAATTCAGGATCCCCTGCAGAACTGATCTTCTCTGTGCAGTATACTGTCATCACGCCCATGCTGAATCCCCTCATTTACAGTCTGAAAAACAAGGAGGTGAAGGTGGCTCTGAAAAGAACTTTGGAAAAGTATTTGCAGCATATCAGGtgctga